One genomic segment of Clavelina lepadiformis chromosome 3, kaClaLepa1.1, whole genome shotgun sequence includes these proteins:
- the LOC143450751 gene encoding uncharacterized protein LOC143450751 isoform X2 yields the protein MLTTLDNKCNSNVEWQCRKNEDPSSEKELNLILRSQKQLWPIHKTNLYDAMQTVNAFRNSLNFRKKTLPSLLVSYNEAGTMKTFIVADSIHVRCNNDSRVVLGYLMQFIGCYYYYYSRMPEEEAQRGHCPLFFLYFPK from the exons ATGCTAACCACGCTAGACAACAAATGTAACAGCAATGTTGAGTGGCAATGCCGTAAGAATGAG GATCCATCATCAGAGAAAGAACTTAATCTCATTTTGAggtcacaaaaacaactttggcCAATCcacaaaacaaatctttatGATGCAATGCAGACTGTTAAT gcaTTTCGGAATAGTTTAAACTTCAGAAAGAAAACACTGCcaagtttgcttgtttctTATAACGAAGCCGGAACCATGAAAACATTCATTGTTGCTGATTCAATCCACGTCAGATGTAACAACGATTCGAGGGTGGTGTTAGGCTATTTAATGCAATTTATcggttgttattattattattactcacGGATGCCGGAAGAGGAAGCGCAGAGAGGCCATTGcccccttttctttctttattttccaaaatga